The Pleuronectes platessa chromosome 13, fPlePla1.1, whole genome shotgun sequence genome includes a window with the following:
- the LOC128454976 gene encoding calcium-binding mitochondrial carrier protein SCaMC-1, translating into MTRADAASTPNHTMYQLLRSSLLLNAQCWDADSKRSYQDLFDKLDTNNDGKVDVAELRAGLKSMGVFRQGAAQKIVSSGDRNQDGSLDFTEFTRYLKEHEKKLRLTFKSLDRNNDGRIDASEIQQSLAELGMDISRQDALKVLQSMDIDGTMMVDWNEWREHFLFYPGHNLEEIIHFWKHSSVLDIGDSLTIPDEFTEEEKSSGNWWKQLSAGAVAGAISRTGTAPLDRMKVFMQVHSSKSNTISLVGGFKQMIKEGGPSSLWRGNGINVLKIAPETAIKFMAYEQYKKLLSTEGQKIETHKRFMAGSMAGATAQTAIYPMEVLKTRLTLRKTGQFSGVFDCAKQILRKEGVKAFYKGYIPNLLGIIPYAGIDLAVYESLKNTWLSHHPKDSANPGILVLLGCATISSTCGQLASYPLALVRTRMQAQASLDSSDQPAMSSLVKRIIAQEGFFGLYRGILPNFMKVIPAVSISYVVYEYMKTGLGISK; encoded by the exons ATGACTCGCGCGGACGCTGCTTCCACACCAAACCACACAATGTATCAGCTGCTGCGGTCGTCTTTACTACTGAACGCCCAGTGCTGGGATGCCGACAGTAAACGGTCTTACCAGGACCTGTTCGATAAGCTCGATACCAACAATGATGGGAAGGTGGACGTCGCGGAATTACGAGCGGGCCTCAAGTCCATGGGTGTTTTCCGCCAGGGTGCTGCACAG AAAATCGTCTCGTCCGGTGACCGAAACCAGGACGGGAGTCTGGACTTCACCGAATTCACCAGATACCTGAAGGAGCACGAGAAGAAGCTGAGGCTCACGTTCAAGAGTTTGGACCGAAACAACGATG GGCGGATTGATGCCTCAGAGATCCAGCAGAGCCTCGCAGAGCTGGGCATGGACATCAGCAGGCAGGATGCACTGAAAGTCTTACAGAG TATGGATATTGACGGCACCATGATGGTGGACTGGAATGAGTGGAGagagcacttcctgttttaccCTGGACACAATCTGGAAGAGATCATTCACTTCTGGAAACACTCCTCG GTGCTGGACATAGGTGACAGTCTCACCATCCCTGATGAAttcacagaagaagagaagagctCAGGAAACTGGTGGAAGCAGCTTTCTGCTGGTGCTGTGGCGGGCGCCATCTCTCGCACCGGTACCGCCCCTTTGGACAGGATGAAGGTCTTCATGCAG GTTCACTCCTCTAAGAGCAACACGATAAGTCTGGTGGGAGGCTTCAAACAGATGATAAAAGAAGGAGGTCCGTCGTCACTGTGGAGGGGAAATGGAATCAATGTTTTAAAGATTGCACCTGAGACAGCAATCAAATTTATGGCATATGAGCAA tatAAGAAATTGTTATCAACAGAAGGCCAAAAGATTGAGACACACAAAAGGTTCATGGCCGGCTCTATGGCCGGGGCAACAGCACAGACAGCCATCTACCCAATGGAG GTATTGAAAACCCGACTGACGCTGAGAAAGACCGGCCAGTTTTCAGGAGTGTTCGATTGTGCCAAGCAGATCCTGAGGAAGGAGGGTGTCAAAGCTTTCTACAAGGGCTACATTCCAAACCTACTGGGCATCATTCCTTACGCCGGGATAGACCTCGCTGTTTATGAG AGTCTGAAGAACACTTGGTTGTCGCACCACCCCAAAGACTCGGCTAACCCTGGAATTCTGGTGTTGCTGGGCTGCGCGACCATCTCCAGCACCTGTGGGCAGCTGGCTAGCTACCCGCTCGCACTCGTACGCACACGGATGCAGGCACAAG CGTCTCTGGATTCATCAGACCAGCCGGCCATGAGTTCCCTAGTAAAGCGGATCATAGCCCAAGAAGGCTTTTTCGGACTCTACCGGGGAATCCTGCCAAACTTCATGAAAGTAATTCCTGCTGTCAGCATTAGCTATGTGGTTTACGAATACATGAAGACCGGCTTAGGGATCTCCAAATGA